A region of the Gemmatimonadaceae bacterium genome:
TCACGCGAGACAGCTTCGGTGACGGCACGCTGACCACGCCGCTGGTCCGCGAGAGCGACGTGGACATGTGGACCTACTCGATCGGGGTCTCGTTCGGCCGCTGACGGGCGACTAGTCGTCGTGCCGGATCCGCTTGCGCTGCTGCTTCACCTCGCTGCGCTGCGACTTCGACTCCAGCCGCTTCACCTTCGACGTGAACGTCGGCTTGGTGGCGCGCCGGGCCTTGGGCACCACCAGCGCCGCCCTGACCATCGCCACCAGCCGGGCCTCGGCGGCCTCGCGGTTCTGCAGCTGGCTGCGGTATTCGCTGGCCGTCAGGCGCAGCCAGCCCTCGGTGTCCAGCTTCGAGACGAGCTGCACCGCCAGGCGCTCGCGCTGCGCGTCGGTCAGCGCGACGGAAGTGCCGGGCTGCCACCGCAGCTCGATCTTCGTGGAGCTGGTGTTCACGTGCTGCCCGCCGGGCCCGCCGCTGCGTGACGCCCGCACCTCGAGCTCCGCGCGCGGGATGTGCACGTGCGCGTTCACCACCAGCACGTCGCGTGGTGCCTCGTCGTC
Encoded here:
- the arfB gene encoding aminoacyl-tRNA hydrolase → MARSDDEAPRDVLVVNAHVHIPRAELEVRASRSGGPGGQHVNTSSTKIELRWQPGTSVALTDAQRERLAVQLVSKLDTEGWLRLTASEYRSQLQNREAAEARLVAMVRAALVVPKARRATKPTFTSKVKRLESKSQRSEVKQQRKRIRHDD